A genomic segment from Geitlerinema sp. PCC 7407 encodes:
- a CDS encoding bacteriohemerythrin, translated as MPLVMWNDTLKIGVPEIDRQHQQLIEQMNALVDAMNTNRGKEEIQKIIQFLDLYVWQHFGFEENCMQKHSCPVACQNKEAHAKFSATFREIKAEFNAKGASLPLAMKVNEHLLDWFVNHIKRIDRELKASMK; from the coding sequence ATGCCCCTCGTAATGTGGAATGACACGCTCAAAATTGGTGTTCCTGAAATCGATCGCCAGCATCAGCAACTGATTGAGCAAATGAATGCTTTGGTGGATGCGATGAACACCAATCGAGGCAAAGAAGAAATTCAAAAAATCATTCAGTTTCTCGACTTATATGTGTGGCAGCACTTCGGCTTTGAAGAGAATTGCATGCAAAAACACAGCTGCCCAGTTGCCTGCCAAAACAAAGAGGCCCACGCCAAATTTTCGGCCACTTTCCGAGAAATCAAGGCCGAGTTCAATGCCAAAGGCGCTAGCTTGCCCCTGGCCATGAAAGTTAATGAGCATCTCCTCGACTGGTTTGTAAACCACATCAAGCGCATCGATCGCGAGCTCAAGGCCTCTATGAAATAG
- a CDS encoding bifunctional (p)ppGpp synthetase/guanosine-3',5'-bis(diphosphate) 3'-pyrophosphohydrolase gives MNVATLTSPTDFILPDWLNECMVQVPQPDASSTDAETDKDEKESSGPSLICRAFCFAYELHEGQFRASGEPYIAHPVAVAGLLRDLGGSPAMIAAGFLHDVVEDTDVTADEIEERFGPEVRQMVEGVTKLSKFNFSSKTERQAENFRRMFLAMAKDIRVIVVKLADRLHNMRTLEHLPDVKRRRIAMETREIFAPLANRLGIGRVKWELEDLAFKYLEPDAYRQMQSLVSEKRGSREDRIAQVTDVLRDRMAQSGIRCVDISGRPKHLYSIYQKMQRQHKEFHEIFDIAAIRIIVESNEECYRALAIVHDAFKPIPGRFKDYIGLPKPNRYQSLHTVVVGNMGRPLEVQIRTLEMHQIAEYGIAAHWKYKESGHSSSKFTASDEKFTWLRQLLEWQNDLKDAQEYLDNIKDNLFDDDVYVFTPQGDVVALARGATSVDFAYRIHTEVGNRCAGARVDGRMVTLDTPLKNGDIVEIITQKNSHPSLDWLNFTVTSGARNRIRQWYKRSHHDENVARGRSMLEKELGKNGLEALLKSEPMAAVAHRCNYHTVEDLLAALGYGEVTLNLVVNRIRDAVKATQTIEVASHDADTLPLPTSHRNLKEVPASNPNHSPIIGVEGLLYHLAGCCNPVPGEAILGVVTMSSRGISIHRQGCHNVENIPGDRLVPVSWNNSDPARSRPQTYPVNIQIEVIDRVGVLKDILSRLTDNNINVRNAQVKTFPDQTAVIDLCIDIRDHTQLERTFTQVRKMSDVLNMRRISQAEDC, from the coding sequence ATGAACGTAGCAACGCTGACCTCTCCAACCGACTTCATCCTTCCAGACTGGCTGAATGAGTGTATGGTGCAGGTTCCGCAACCTGACGCGAGTTCGACTGACGCTGAAACGGACAAAGACGAAAAAGAATCGAGCGGGCCTAGCCTGATTTGTCGAGCCTTTTGCTTTGCCTACGAGCTGCACGAAGGTCAGTTTCGCGCCTCCGGAGAACCCTACATCGCGCACCCCGTAGCCGTGGCTGGGCTGCTGCGGGACCTCGGCGGCAGTCCGGCCATGATCGCGGCGGGCTTTTTGCACGACGTGGTTGAAGACACCGACGTCACCGCCGACGAGATCGAAGAGCGCTTTGGCCCCGAAGTGCGGCAGATGGTCGAGGGCGTCACCAAACTGTCGAAATTCAACTTTTCTAGCAAGACCGAGCGTCAAGCCGAAAACTTCCGGCGGATGTTTTTGGCGATGGCCAAAGATATTCGCGTGATCGTGGTGAAGCTGGCCGATCGCCTGCACAACATGCGCACCCTGGAGCACCTGCCCGACGTCAAGCGGCGGCGGATTGCCATGGAGACGCGGGAGATCTTCGCGCCCCTCGCCAACCGCCTGGGGATCGGCCGGGTGAAGTGGGAGCTCGAAGACCTGGCGTTTAAATATCTAGAGCCCGACGCCTATCGGCAAATGCAGTCTCTGGTGTCGGAAAAGCGGGGCAGCCGCGAAGACCGGATCGCTCAGGTGACCGACGTTTTGCGCGATCGCATGGCGCAGTCTGGCATTCGCTGCGTCGACATCAGCGGCCGGCCCAAACACCTCTACAGCATCTACCAGAAGATGCAGCGGCAGCACAAAGAATTCCACGAGATCTTTGATATCGCCGCCATCCGCATCATCGTCGAGAGCAACGAGGAGTGCTACCGCGCCCTCGCCATCGTCCACGACGCTTTCAAGCCGATCCCGGGCCGCTTCAAGGACTACATCGGCCTGCCCAAACCCAACCGCTATCAGTCGCTGCACACCGTGGTGGTGGGCAACATGGGCCGCCCCCTAGAGGTGCAGATCCGCACCCTCGAAATGCACCAGATCGCTGAGTACGGGATCGCCGCCCACTGGAAATACAAGGAGTCGGGCCACAGCAGCTCTAAGTTCACCGCTTCCGACGAGAAATTTACCTGGCTGCGGCAGCTGCTGGAGTGGCAAAACGACCTCAAGGACGCCCAGGAATACCTCGACAACATCAAAGACAATCTCTTTGATGATGATGTGTACGTCTTCACGCCCCAGGGAGACGTGGTCGCCCTAGCGCGGGGAGCCACTTCGGTGGACTTTGCCTATCGGATTCACACCGAGGTCGGCAACCGGTGCGCGGGGGCGCGGGTGGATGGCCGGATGGTCACCCTCGACACGCCGCTCAAGAACGGCGACATCGTGGAGATCATTACCCAAAAGAACTCTCACCCGAGCCTCGACTGGCTGAACTTCACGGTCACGTCGGGCGCACGCAACCGCATTCGGCAGTGGTACAAGCGATCGCACCATGACGAGAACGTCGCTCGGGGCCGATCGATGCTGGAAAAAGAGCTGGGCAAGAACGGCCTAGAAGCCTTGCTGAAGTCCGAGCCCATGGCCGCTGTTGCCCATCGGTGCAACTATCACACCGTCGAGGATCTGCTGGCGGCCCTCGGCTACGGCGAGGTGACGCTGAACCTGGTAGTCAACCGGATTCGCGACGCGGTCAAAGCCACGCAGACCATCGAGGTAGCCAGTCACGACGCCGACACGCTGCCTTTGCCGACCAGCCACCGCAACCTCAAAGAGGTGCCCGCCAGCAACCCCAACCACTCTCCGATCATTGGGGTGGAAGGACTGCTGTACCACTTGGCAGGCTGCTGCAACCCCGTGCCGGGGGAGGCCATCTTGGGGGTGGTCACGATGAGCAGTCGCGGCATCTCGATCCACCGCCAGGGCTGCCACAACGTGGAGAATATTCCGGGCGATCGCCTGGTGCCGGTGAGCTGGAACAACAGCGATCCCGCGCGATCGCGTCCCCAGACCTATCCGGTCAATATTCAAATCGAGGTGATCGACCGGGTCGGCGTCCTCAAGGACATCCTCTCGCGCCTCACCGACAACAACATCAACGTGCGCAACGCCCAGGTCAAAACCTTCCCCGATCAGACAGCGGTCATCGATCTGTGCATCGATATCCGCGACCACACCCAGCTCGAGCGCACCTTCACCCAGGTCCGCAAGATGAGCGACGTGCTGAATATGCGGCGGATCAGCCAAGCAGAAGACTGTTAA
- the patD gene encoding heterocyst frequency control protein PatD, with the protein MGDFWLPPSHRDRYQQWQDLLTACRTIVQGPERDGPALRAQLLQVQQFFQEQVGPLDLAELDGAIAPRVQAVRTEMQKELRLLAMDGMFLQAARQSATQQQRQKQLGDRLEKLAGYCQVLVEAERPAS; encoded by the coding sequence ATGGGTGATTTTTGGCTGCCGCCGTCCCATCGCGATCGCTATCAGCAATGGCAAGACTTGTTGACTGCCTGCCGGACGATTGTCCAAGGGCCTGAGAGGGATGGGCCAGCTCTCCGGGCGCAGCTGTTGCAGGTGCAGCAGTTTTTCCAAGAGCAGGTGGGGCCGCTGGATCTGGCGGAGCTGGACGGGGCGATCGCCCCTCGGGTGCAGGCGGTGCGCACGGAGATGCAAAAGGAGCTGCGACTGCTGGCGATGGATGGGATGTTTCTCCAGGCGGCGCGCCAGAGTGCGACTCAGCAGCAGCGCCAAAAGCAACTGGGCGATCGCCTGGAGAAGCTGGCGGGCTACTGCCAGGTGCTAGTGGAGGCCGAGCGACCCGCGTCCTAG
- a CDS encoding zf-TFIIB domain-containing protein — protein MLCPKDRKTELVDEVLSQDLPVHGCPDCKGTWIPSENYSSWQFRQQARPISPETLSPRLDVDFVQSPYDMKAALCPECRHYLARARVGVKTPFYVERCPNCGGIWCDRGEWGVLEQLGLHATIEQLFSSDWQARVRENELFEKEQQATIDKLGPELAAQIFALAEALEGHPYGDFGVAYLMRRFDKPQADALTQRDRPQG, from the coding sequence GTGCTGTGCCCGAAGGATCGCAAAACGGAACTGGTCGATGAAGTCTTGTCCCAAGATTTGCCGGTCCACGGGTGCCCGGACTGCAAGGGGACGTGGATTCCGTCGGAGAACTACTCTTCGTGGCAGTTTCGCCAGCAGGCGCGGCCCATCTCTCCTGAGACCCTCTCGCCCCGTCTGGACGTGGACTTTGTGCAGTCGCCCTACGACATGAAGGCGGCGCTGTGTCCCGAGTGTCGCCACTACCTGGCCCGCGCCCGGGTGGGAGTCAAGACGCCTTTTTATGTTGAGCGCTGCCCCAACTGCGGCGGGATTTGGTGCGATCGCGGCGAGTGGGGCGTGCTAGAGCAGCTAGGGCTGCACGCCACCATTGAGCAGCTTTTCTCCAGCGACTGGCAGGCCCGAGTGCGCGAAAATGAGCTGTTTGAAAAAGAGCAGCAGGCCACCATTGACAAGCTGGGACCGGAGCTGGCTGCCCAAATTTTTGCGTTGGCTGAGGCCCTCGAAGGTCATCCCTACGGCGATTTTGGCGTGGCTTACCTGATGCGCCGCTTTGACAAGCCCCAGGCGGATGCGCTCACCCAGCGCGATCGCCCCCAAGGCTAG
- a CDS encoding ABC transporter ATP-binding protein, whose amino-acid sequence MSDALLTLENVKVAYPYGGRGGMGDEWAVKGVSLSLRPGERLGLVGESGCGKSTLGRAVMRLLPDGSRVEGQIRFEGRSVLDFGPTDLRLFRGEAVALVFQDPMTRLDPLMTIGDHCLETVQAHQPNLSRKAAKELAIATLEAVKIPADRWSQYPHEFSGGMRQRVAIALALLLNPKLIVADEPTTSLDVTVSAQILQELTRLCADRQMALVLISHDLAMIGEYCDRIAVMYGGEMVEMGPTEQIIQQPQHPYTRSLLEAALHLQAVASRVPADSAPPPDQAPLLRLSQLQQHYTLEATFLERLFAKSDRVIRAVDGIDLDLYPGETLGLVGESGCGKSTLSRTVLQLIRPTAGRVEFLGQDLTTLSPAALRQQRRQMQMVFQDPHACLNPMMTVGQSIADPLRIHKLANPAGAKAQAEQMLERVGLTPAEDFYNRYPSELSGGQQQRVAIARALITRPQLLICDEPVSMLDATVQTQVLDLMRELKDEFHLTYLFITHDLWVARFFCDRIAVMQAGQIVEIGPTEQLFTQPRHPYTQQLLQAAPLLARP is encoded by the coding sequence ATGAGCGATGCACTGCTGACCCTAGAAAACGTGAAGGTTGCCTATCCCTACGGGGGGCGCGGCGGCATGGGCGACGAATGGGCGGTGAAGGGGGTGTCCCTGAGCCTGCGGCCGGGGGAGCGCCTGGGCTTGGTGGGCGAATCGGGCTGCGGCAAGTCGACCCTGGGGCGGGCGGTGATGCGTCTATTGCCGGACGGCAGCCGCGTCGAGGGGCAAATCCGCTTTGAAGGGCGATCGGTGCTGGACTTTGGGCCGACGGATTTGCGGCTCTTTCGGGGAGAGGCGGTGGCGCTGGTGTTTCAGGACCCAATGACGCGCCTCGATCCGCTGATGACCATCGGGGATCACTGCCTGGAGACGGTGCAGGCCCACCAGCCAAATCTCTCCCGCAAGGCCGCCAAGGAGCTGGCGATCGCCACCCTGGAGGCAGTCAAGATCCCCGCCGATCGCTGGTCCCAGTATCCCCACGAGTTCAGCGGCGGCATGCGCCAGCGGGTGGCGATCGCCCTGGCCCTGCTGCTCAACCCCAAGCTGATTGTGGCCGACGAGCCCACCACCAGTCTGGACGTCACCGTCTCGGCCCAGATCCTCCAGGAGCTGACGCGCCTGTGCGCCGATCGCCAAATGGCCCTGGTGCTGATTTCCCACGATCTGGCCATGATCGGCGAATACTGCGATCGCATCGCGGTGATGTACGGCGGCGAAATGGTCGAAATGGGGCCAACCGAGCAAATTATCCAGCAGCCCCAGCACCCCTACACGCGATCGCTCCTCGAAGCCGCGCTGCACCTCCAGGCGGTGGCCTCCCGCGTCCCGGCAGACTCTGCCCCGCCCCCGGATCAGGCCCCGCTGCTGCGCCTTTCCCAGCTTCAGCAGCACTACACCCTCGAAGCTACCTTCCTAGAGCGACTCTTCGCCAAATCCGACCGAGTGATCCGAGCGGTAGACGGCATTGACTTGGATCTCTATCCCGGCGAAACCCTGGGACTGGTGGGCGAATCGGGCTGCGGCAAATCCACCCTGTCGCGCACCGTGCTGCAACTCATCCGGCCCACCGCTGGCCGGGTCGAATTCCTCGGTCAGGATCTCACCACGCTGTCCCCGGCGGCCCTGCGCCAGCAGCGCCGCCAGATGCAGATGGTGTTCCAGGATCCCCACGCCTGCCTCAATCCCATGATGACCGTGGGCCAGAGCATCGCAGACCCCCTGCGCATCCACAAGCTGGCCAACCCAGCGGGAGCCAAGGCCCAGGCAGAGCAGATGCTCGAGCGCGTCGGCCTCACGCCCGCCGAAGACTTTTATAACCGCTATCCGTCGGAGCTGTCGGGCGGCCAGCAGCAGCGAGTGGCGATCGCCCGCGCGCTGATTACCCGGCCCCAGCTCCTGATTTGCGATGAGCCGGTCAGCATGCTGGACGCCACCGTCCAAACCCAGGTGCTCGACCTGATGCGAGAGCTCAAGGACGAGTTTCACCTCACCTACCTCTTCATCACCCACGATCTGTGGGTTGCGCGCTTCTTCTGCGATCGCATCGCCGTCATGCAGGCCGGCCAGATCGTCGAAATCGGCCCCACCGAGCAGCTCTTCACCCAGCCTCGCCACCCCTACACCCAGCAGCTGCTTCAGGCCGCGCCGCTGCTGGCCCGCCCCTAG
- a CDS encoding GNAT family N-acetyltransferase, with amino-acid sequence MDWDTFQLETPRLDLRPVTLTDASEIFAAFTPDIARYLYPKAPDRLEETQHFIRQAVQGRHQGYDLTLVIRQKSDQSFLGMTGIHDIHTSHPELGIWLKRSAQGLGVGRETIHALKDWIAENLDAEYIVYSVDRRNLPSRKIAESLGGEIYRESQVMNLSGQILDSLEYHIHL; translated from the coding sequence ATGGACTGGGACACCTTCCAGCTCGAAACGCCCCGCCTGGATCTGCGCCCGGTCACCCTAACCGATGCGTCGGAAATTTTTGCTGCCTTCACGCCCGACATCGCCCGCTACCTCTATCCCAAGGCGCCCGATCGCCTAGAGGAAACCCAGCACTTTATTCGTCAGGCCGTCCAGGGACGCCACCAAGGCTACGATCTGACCCTAGTGATTCGCCAAAAAAGCGATCAAAGTTTCCTCGGTATGACCGGCATTCACGATATTCATACGTCTCATCCTGAGCTGGGAATCTGGCTCAAAAGGTCTGCTCAAGGCTTGGGCGTTGGCCGCGAAACCATTCACGCTCTAAAAGACTGGATTGCCGAAAACTTAGACGCTGAATACATTGTTTATTCCGTTGATCGGCGCAATCTTCCTAGCCGAAAAATCGCGGAGAGCTTGGGCGGAGAAATTTACCGAGAATCTCAGGTAATGAACCTCAGTGGCCAAATCTTAGATTCTCTCGAATATCACATTCATCTGTAA